A stretch of the Erpetoichthys calabaricus chromosome 3, fErpCal1.3, whole genome shotgun sequence genome encodes the following:
- the LOC114648967 gene encoding zona pellucida sperm-binding protein 3-like, which translates to MECKGRIVLMLLFIFLSDAFPQPRFKGRGPSPKQQRPAVVRYVAPIEPRAGTPQTVTAQCTASAVIITISPDLLGIQKPVQPSDLSVGECGVTSQFDAQPFVIEAPLQACGSTVEMLGDEIVYSFTLDYNPSQIDGLPIVRTNPALVQVECYYPRRHNVSSNPLSPNWVPYTSTKSAEDILSFLLVVMSSDWSGPSLSNTFFLGDLINLQASVDTTNHVLLRIFVDSCVATPGSNASAPAYTFIGNNGCFVDSKLTNSNSQFMSPRIAPSLIQFKLDAFRFYGLTTSSIFITCQLKVTLASGNVDALNKDCSYNSALSQWKSVDGNDVVCSCCDTNCASPLSFRRGSGSQKPRPRRASKLNLSAGLEKTISVGPFFLVHNSSLALTPQSPSSHQEEVSPGSSFQDSVLGAVVGVLTTSCVAVLIFIYRKATRTTTMN; encoded by the exons atggaGTGCAAAGGTCGGATAGTCTTAATGttgctgtttattttcttatCCGATGCTTTTCCTCAGCCCCGTTTCAAAGGACGGGGTCCTTCCCCCAAACAACAGAGGCCCGCGGTGGTGCGTTATGTAGCACCTATTGAGCCGAGAGCTGGCACTCCGCAGACCGTAACCGCTCAGTGCACCGCGAGTGCGGTGATAATCACCATTAGTCCGGATTTGCTGGGCATCCAAAAGCCGGTCCAACCTTCTGACCTTTCAGTAGGTGAATGTGGAGTCACTAGCCAGTTCGATGCTCAGCCCTTCGTGATTGAAGCTCCTCTGCAGGCTTGCGGGAGCACAGTGGAG atgctGGGAGATGAAATTGTATACAGCTTCACCCTTGACTACAACCCTTCTCAGATTGATGGTCTTCCTATTGTAAGAACAAATCCTGCACTGGTACAGGTTGAATGTTATTACCCCAG GCGACACAATGTAAGCAGCAATCCTTTAAGCCCAAATTGGGTTCCCTATACCTCCACAAAATCTGCTGAAGATATTCTGAGCTTCTTGCTTGTTGTAATGAGCA GTGACTGGAGTGGGCCGAGTCTATCCAACACCTTCTTCCTAGGAGACCTCATTAACCTTCAAGCCTCTGTGGACACCACTAACCATGTGCTTCTACGTATCTTTGTGGACAGCTGTGTGGCCACTCCTGGGTCCAATGCATCTGCCCCAGCCTACACCTTCATTGGCAATAATGG GTGCTTTGTGGACAGCAAACTGACCAATTCCAATTCCCAGTTCATGTCCCCCAGAATTGCACCTTCTCTTATTCAGTTTAAGCTGGATGCCTTCCGGTTTTATGGCCTAACTACTAGTTCG ATCTTCATTACCTGCCAATTGAAGGTGACTTTGGCATCCGGTAATGTTGATGCTTTGAACAAGGATTGTTCATACAACTCTGCATTGAGCCA GTGGAAATCTGTAGATGGGAATGATGTTGTATGTAGCTGCTGTGATACAAACTGTGCTAGCCCCCTCTCTTTTAGGAGGGGCTCTGGGTCACAAAAACCCAGACCCAGGAGAGCAA GTAAACTGAACCTTTCAGCTGGATTGGAAAAGACTATTTCTGTGGGGCCTTTTTTTCTGGTGCATAATTCTTCTCTGGCCTTGACACCTCAGTCACCCTCTTCCCATCAAGAAGAGGTTTCTCCAG GTTCCTCTTTCCAAGATTCAGTTCTTGGAGCAGTTGTGGGTGTCCTGACTACATCCTGTGTTGCTGTGCTGATTTTCATTTACAGAAAAGCAACTAGAACTACAACCATGAATTAA